From the Roseibium sp. HPY-6 genome, one window contains:
- a CDS encoding aminotransferase class V-fold PLP-dependent enzyme, producing MSLRHGKEFLMIPGPTNVPDEVLRAMHRPAVDIYEGPLLETTDFCLTSLKRLFRTEGKTYIYTANGHGAWDAALCNTLKRGDKILVLESGRFALGWGEAAEIAGIEVEILEGSWDKSVDPARLEERLRLDTGHDIAAILVVQVDTASGVWNDIPALRKAIDATGHPALFMVDTIASLGCMPFEMDAWGVDVALTGSQKGLMCPPGLSFVAASAKADKAHETATLRTNYTDWTFRQGPEHYQKYCGTPPEHLLYAFQKALELLFEEGLEQAWQRHALLGEATRRAVSKWSQEGAVHFNISEPHARSDSVTVVRLDSTHATELREFTKTVCGVTIGGTIGDISGKGIRIAHMGHVNAVMLLGTLGAIELGFDKLSIPHGKGGVQAAIDYLAGAL from the coding sequence ATGTCACTTCGCCACGGCAAAGAATTCCTGATGATTCCAGGACCGACCAATGTGCCCGACGAGGTTCTAAGAGCAATGCATCGCCCGGCGGTCGATATCTATGAAGGCCCGCTGCTGGAGACGACGGATTTTTGCCTGACGAGCCTTAAGCGGCTGTTCCGGACAGAGGGCAAAACCTACATCTACACCGCCAACGGCCATGGCGCCTGGGACGCGGCTTTGTGCAACACCTTGAAACGCGGCGACAAGATCCTGGTTCTGGAGTCGGGCCGCTTTGCGCTCGGATGGGGGGAGGCTGCGGAAATTGCCGGGATTGAGGTCGAGATTCTTGAAGGATCCTGGGACAAGAGCGTCGACCCGGCACGTCTGGAAGAGCGTCTGCGCCTGGATACCGGGCATGATATTGCCGCGATCCTTGTGGTTCAGGTCGATACGGCTTCCGGGGTCTGGAATGACATCCCCGCCTTGCGCAAAGCGATCGACGCGACCGGGCACCCGGCACTCTTCATGGTCGATACCATCGCTTCTTTGGGGTGCATGCCCTTTGAAATGGATGCCTGGGGGGTCGATGTTGCCCTCACCGGATCGCAAAAGGGCCTGATGTGCCCCCCCGGTCTTTCCTTTGTCGCTGCAAGCGCCAAAGCGGACAAAGCACACGAAACCGCTACCTTAAGGACCAATTACACAGACTGGACCTTCCGGCAGGGCCCCGAGCATTACCAGAAGTACTGCGGCACACCTCCGGAACATCTGCTTTATGCCTTCCAGAAGGCGCTTGAGCTTTTGTTTGAAGAAGGACTGGAGCAAGCCTGGCAACGCCACGCACTTCTTGGCGAGGCCACCCGGCGCGCGGTATCAAAGTGGTCGCAAGAAGGCGCGGTTCATTTCAATATCAGCGAACCCCATGCACGTTCAGACAGTGTCACTGTCGTACGCCTTGACAGCACGCATGCCACCGAGCTGCGGGAATTCACAAAGACTGTCTGCGGTGTGACGATCGGCGGCACGATCGGCGACATATCCGGCAAAGGCATCCGCATTGCGCATATGGGTCACGTAAACGCGGTGATGCTGCTGGGCACTCTTGGCGCGATTGAGCTTGGCTTCGATAAACTGTCGATTCCACACGGCAAAGGCGGTGTTCAGGCGGCCATCGATTATCTCGCTGGGGCGCTGTAG
- a CDS encoding N-formylglutamate amidohydrolase: MILVDEGQSPIILCLPHSGTDVPNAVSGRLNATGRLQADLAWRLERVFGFHADLDLTVLRSSVSRYVIDPDVDPALQPGADADKPALCPETTLDGKRIYQDGEEPGPTEIEQRVLLFHTPFHNELRKQIDRLMRRHRHIVLLDCQSMRSQIKGVTDKGLSVFNIGSAGGLSCDADLRNLFVGSFSGLEGLTVGVDEQTTGGYIVQSYGKPDHGIHSLTLLLAQRSYLRHESPPFEPDRTRVSRLQSVLADSFSRIIDWLGSQDRAHAATANESAPAPPEDVEYTTEADIPPARGDGDEPADESGSRSDEGETQASLDQKEIIPVDPMTLTQQAAPGDDPQSLQRQMPLLVAE; encoded by the coding sequence ATGATATTGGTTGATGAAGGACAGAGCCCGATCATCCTGTGCCTGCCGCACAGCGGCACCGATGTGCCCAATGCGGTGTCTGGCCGGCTGAACGCAACCGGCCGTCTGCAGGCAGATCTGGCTTGGCGGCTGGAGCGGGTGTTCGGGTTTCACGCCGATCTCGACCTGACCGTCTTGCGATCTTCCGTTTCGCGTTACGTCATCGACCCGGATGTCGATCCGGCGCTGCAACCGGGCGCAGACGCAGACAAGCCCGCCCTTTGCCCCGAAACGACACTGGATGGCAAGCGGATCTACCAGGATGGAGAAGAGCCTGGTCCAACTGAAATAGAACAACGCGTCCTGCTGTTTCACACGCCGTTTCACAACGAGCTGCGTAAGCAGATCGACCGACTGATGCGCAGGCACCGGCACATCGTTTTGCTTGACTGTCAGTCGATGCGTTCGCAGATCAAAGGCGTAACTGACAAGGGACTGTCGGTCTTTAATATCGGAAGCGCCGGTGGCTTGTCCTGTGATGCCGATCTGCGAAACCTTTTCGTCGGCTCGTTCAGTGGTTTGGAAGGTCTTACGGTCGGTGTTGATGAACAAACGACCGGTGGGTACATCGTGCAGAGCTACGGCAAGCCTGATCATGGCATTCACAGCCTGACCCTGTTGCTGGCGCAGCGATCTTATTTGCGTCACGAATCTCCGCCCTTCGAACCCGACCGAACGAGAGTGTCACGCTTGCAATCCGTTCTCGCGGACAGTTTCTCAAGAATTATCGATTGGCTCGGATCTCAGGACCGGGCTCACGCGGCGACCGCGAACGAAAGTGCACCGGCCCCGCCGGAAGACGTTGAATATACGACTGAGGCGGACATACCGCCTGCTCGAGGCGACGGAGACGAACCGGCTGATGAAAGCGGCTCTCGATCCGATGAAGGGGAAACGCAAGCGTCGCTCGATCAAAAAGAAATAATTCCGGTTGATCCCATGACGCTGACACAGCAGGCTGCACCCGGCGATGATCCTCAGAGCCTACAGAGGCAGATGCCGCTTTTGGTGGCCGAGTGA
- a CDS encoding acyl-CoA dehydrogenase, with amino-acid sequence MNAPVQIKSSPSGGGTFDWEDPFHLRDQLKEDEQLIQDTARAFAQEKLLPRIIDAYREETTDRSIFNEMGALGLLGVTLPEEYGCAGASYVSYGVVAREIERVDSGYRSMMSVQSSLVMYPIYAYGSEEQRRKYLPKLATGEYVGCFGLTEPDAGSDPAGMRTRADKIDGGYRLTGSKMWISNAPIADVFVVWAKSEAHDGAIRGFVLDKGMKGLTAPKVGGKLSLRASITGEIVMDGVEVGEEALLPNVSGLKGPFGCLNRARYGIAWGSMGAAEDCWTRARQYGLDRVQFGRPLAQTQLFQKKLADMQTEIALGLQAALRVGQLFDAGQASPEMISIIKRNNCGKALEIARQARDMHGGNGIQEEYHVMRHSQNLETVNTYEGTHDIHALILGRAQTGLQAFF; translated from the coding sequence ATGAATGCACCCGTACAGATCAAGTCCTCCCCCTCCGGAGGCGGAACGTTTGACTGGGAAGATCCGTTCCACCTGCGCGATCAGCTGAAAGAGGACGAACAGCTTATCCAGGATACGGCGCGCGCCTTTGCACAGGAAAAACTGCTGCCGCGTATCATCGATGCCTATCGTGAAGAGACAACGGACCGGAGCATCTTCAACGAAATGGGCGCCCTTGGTCTGCTTGGCGTTACCCTTCCTGAAGAATATGGCTGCGCAGGAGCTTCCTACGTGTCTTACGGTGTGGTTGCGCGAGAGATCGAACGGGTCGATTCCGGCTACCGGTCGATGATGAGCGTGCAATCTTCTCTCGTCATGTATCCGATTTATGCATACGGCTCTGAAGAACAACGCCGGAAATACCTGCCCAAACTGGCCACTGGCGAATATGTCGGCTGTTTCGGGCTTACCGAGCCTGACGCCGGTTCGGACCCCGCTGGAATGCGGACCCGCGCAGACAAGATCGATGGCGGTTACCGGCTGACAGGCAGCAAAATGTGGATTTCAAACGCCCCGATTGCAGACGTCTTTGTCGTCTGGGCGAAGTCGGAAGCCCATGACGGTGCAATTCGGGGTTTCGTGCTCGACAAAGGCATGAAGGGTCTCACGGCACCCAAGGTCGGTGGCAAGCTGTCGTTGCGCGCTTCGATCACAGGCGAGATCGTCATGGACGGTGTGGAAGTCGGAGAAGAGGCTCTTCTGCCGAACGTCTCCGGATTGAAAGGGCCGTTCGGATGCCTAAACCGGGCGCGGTACGGGATCGCCTGGGGGTCCATGGGAGCGGCTGAAGATTGCTGGACCCGGGCACGTCAGTACGGTCTTGATCGTGTGCAGTTTGGCCGTCCTCTGGCTCAAACCCAGCTGTTTCAAAAGAAACTTGCCGACATGCAGACCGAGATTGCACTCGGCCTGCAGGCCGCGCTGCGCGTCGGGCAGCTGTTCGACGCTGGTCAGGCGTCCCCGGAAATGATCTCCATCATAAAGCGCAACAATTGCGGCAAGGCGCTGGAGATCGCACGGCAGGCACGGGATATGCACGGCGGAAACGGTATTCAGGAAGAGTACCACGTTATGCGGCATAGCCAGAACCTTGAAACCGTCAACACCTATGAGGGCACGCACGATATCCATGCGCTGATCCTCGGGCGCGCGCAGACCGGTCTCCAGGCATTCTTTTAA